The nucleotide window GATCACTTGCCCACTGAGCCCAACACTCTTAATGGCTGGAAAATCTTCAACCAAGCAAGTCCGGTTACCACATTGGTAGGTTTGGCCATGTTCATATTGTGACCCTATCAAGAGCTTGTAAGTATGCTGACTGATCGATACATATTTGATCCAAGATATAAAAGTAGGCACGTGCTGAACATAGTATCCTCCCGCTAATGTGAAGGATAGCATGATCACAGACCCTAGAATGGTGGCTGACTTCTGGTCCATGACAAGTGCACCTAGCGCAACTCCGAGCCCTTGTGTGACCAAGACACTTAAGAGGAGCGTAAACAACGCATATAAGAAACTTCCAACCGTTGGTTTGAGCCCCGCCATCCAATAGGTTATTATGCAAAACAAAATGGGAAGAACTATCTCCATCGGAAGATCTCCTAGTGTTCTTGACACAAAATAAGATGAAAGTTTGTACATTCCAGAATATCTTTCTTTGGCTAGCATTAGTCTTTCTTGAGGAAATGTGAAAATTGCTTGAAATAAAGGGAAAAAACCCCAAAATCCAGTGTAAAAGAATAGCAATCCGGACTGCATATTTTTCGATGAGACATTCACCAAATTAGTGTTAAAAAAGTCAATGTTCGATTACGATTCCATAAAAGAAAGAGACACTTAGTAACATAATTATTATTATCACATTTTTGCTATCAACAATGGGCAATGACACTTTTCAACATCTAAACAATTTTAGTGATAGAACTTTTTGTACTTTAAAAGTGACATCTTGTGAATCAATAAATGAATTTTCTTTGTACATATATGGGTAAAAAGTAATGCTATACCTGATCTTGAAAGTGTGATGCATCACTTTGCCACCATAGCAAACCGCTAAGAAATGATACAGCTATAACCTGACCAATTTTCAGTGCAGAAAAGAAATCATGTCTCCTTTCTTTAACACCTCTTCTAAACAAAATCATTACTTGTTGCCACCAAGTTGTGGTCCATCGTTCATGTTTCTTGTTCTCTAAAATACTTTTCACATGATCATCAAATTCTAATACTTCAGCTTTCAGATTCTCAGCAAGATTTGACTTATAAGCCAAAGCCAGCTTCTGCTTAGTTTCATTTTGATCCGAAAAACTTGAAGCCTCTGATGATATCCCTAGTTTGTTTAGTTTcacaaaattcaaaaaattagTTATTATGGAAATAGATCATGACACACTCTTTGCAGGGTGAAATCATGCAACTATGTACATACCATTTGCCAGATCTAACAAAAAGTCTGAAGGATTCATGGCTACCAATGGTGAAAAGCCGATACTTTCAAAATAACTCATAACTTCTGACCCTTTTCCAAAAAACAACGAATTCCCT belongs to Helianthus annuus cultivar XRQ/B chromosome 5, HanXRQr2.0-SUNRISE, whole genome shotgun sequence and includes:
- the LOC110943950 gene encoding ABC transporter G family member 9, translated to MAVQMANIEAQSSCEQTLSPSSIFNKVDRPVTLKFHEVVYTVKIKKQRWIKKSESLEKLILKGITGMVLPSETLAMLDPSGSGKTTLLTALGGRLSGKLEGTVTYNGKPFSSIMKRYIGFVTQDDVLYPHLTVTETLVFTSLLRLPNNLTSQEKVLHAEVVINQLGLTRCKNIIIGGPNLRGISGGERKRVIIGQEMLINPSLLFLDEPTSGLDSTTAQRIVSTLLELARGGRTLVMTIHQPSSKMFYLFNKVLLLSEGNSLFFGKGSEVMSYFESIGFSPLVAMNPSDFLLDLANGISSEASSFSDQNETKQKLALAYKSNLAENLKAEVLEFDDHVKSILENKKHERWTTTWWQQVMILFRRGVKERRHDFFSALKIGQVIAVSFLSGLLWWQSDASHFQDQSGLLFFYTGFWGFFPLFQAIFTFPQERLMLAKERYSGMYKLSSYFVSRTLGDLPMEIVLPILFCIITYWMAGLKPTVGSFLYALFTLLLSVLVTQGLGVALGALVMDQKSATILGSVIMLSFTLAGGYYVQHVPTFISWIKYVSISQHTYKLLIGSQYEHGQTYQCGNRTCLVEDFPAIKSVGLSGQVISIVALVIMLVFYRVVAYLALMRIGVPTK